The proteins below are encoded in one region of Colletotrichum lupini chromosome 5, complete sequence:
- a CDS encoding serine/threonine-protein kinase BUD32 — translation MTTIPPPEGAGAGAFPLPLLLTHQTSTPPTLITQGAEARLYHTTHLSPSRPAALKYRPPKPYRHPTLDARLTRSRILAEARVLAKCRREGCPVPALYALDEVAGWLMLEWIPGAPVRVRINEWLGERRTTAAIPGEGEETPEGETGGSDATAPAPAPPAPKKDPTGIKNLMRRMGTAIGQMHKIGIVHGDLTTSNMMLRPPKSSDTNENNNDPLDGRVFIIDFGLASQSTSDEDRAVDLYVLERAFGSTHPRAEAYFQDVLDAYRDSYKQAPVTLKKLEDVRMRGRKRSMIG, via the coding sequence ATGACAACAATACCACCACCAGAGGGCGCGGGCGCGGGCGCATTCCCCCTTCCCCTCCTCCTAACCCACCAAACCTCGACCCCGCCAACCCTAATAACCCAAGGCGCAGAAGCCCGCCTCTACCACACAACCCACCTCTCCCCCTCCCGCCCGGCAGCCCTCAAATACCGCCCGCCCAAACCCTACCGCCACCCGACCCTCGACGCCCGCCTGACCCGCTCCCGCATCCTCGCCGAAGCCCGCGTCCTCGCAAAGTGCCGCCGCGAGGGTTGTCCCGTCCCCGCGCTCTACGCCCTCGACGAGGTGGCGGGTTGGCTGATGCTGGAATGGATCCCCGGCGCGCCGGTGAGGGTGAGGATCAACGAGTGGCTCGGGGAGAGGAGGACAACGGCAGCGATAccaggagaaggagaagaaacaCCAGAAGGAGAGACGGGGGGCTCAGACGCGacagcaccagcaccagcaccaccAGCACCCAAAAAGGACCCGACAGGCATCAAAAACCTCATGCGCAGAATGGGCACAGCAATAGGCCAAATGCACAAAATCGGCATCGTCCACGGCGACCTAACAACGTCAAACATGATGCTCCGCCCCCCGAAATCGTCAGACACAAACGAGAACAACAACGACCCCCTCGACGGCCGAGTCTTCATCATCGACTTTGGCCTCGCGAGCCAAAGCACCTCGGACGAGGACCGCGCCGTCGACCTCTACGTCCTCGAGCGCGCCTTCGGCAGCACCCACCCGCGCGCGGAGGCCTACTTCCAGGACGTCCTCGACGCCTACCGCGACTCGTACAAGCAGGCGCCCGTGACGCTCAAGAAGCTCGAGGACGTGAGGATGAGGGGCCGCAAGAGGAGCATGATTGGTTAG
- a CDS encoding cell division control protein 14 codes for MENLLSLAFDGLSSYDGPKIRKGLRQVEGLLAQICLSAPAKSRSPTTDDDASHNGGKSLADLSDDPAFREFFKLQEGFEWNVALRLINTLDRLMGKGTDGQNDLLILSSLDLIQGVLLLHPPSKALFSREQNMNLLLDLLEPVNCPAIQSATLLTLVTALIDTPTNTRTFEALDGLLTVTSLFKSRSTAREVKLKLVEFLYFYLMPEVPSIPRADVRASVPAIHQRSPSKLAGAFGSAASTPASTDSGHGRSRAGSESADTMTTEEKQELLGRHLSNVEDLVRDLRTCTPFGGVVC; via the exons ATGGAGAACCTCCTCAGCCTCGCCTTCGACGGCCTCTCTTCCTACGACGGCCCCAAGATCCGCAAGGGCCTGCGCCAAGTCGAGGGTCTCCTCGCCCAAATCTGCCTTTCAGCACCAGCCAAATCGAGATCTCCCACAACGGACGATGATGCGTCCCACAACGGTGGAAAGTCTCTGGCAGACTTGTCAGATGACCCGGCCTTCCGCGAATTCTTCAAGCTGCAAGAAGGATTCGAGTGGAACGTTGCCCTGCGCCTCATCAACACTCTCGACCGCCTGATGGGCAAGGGCACCGACGGACAGAATGACCTCCTCATCCTCAGCTCGTTGGATCTGATCCAGGGCGTCTTATTGCTGCACCCGCCCAGCAAGGCCCTCTTCTCACGGGAGCAGAACATGAAC CTCCTCCTCGACCTCCTCGAACCCGTAAACTGTCCCGCGATCCAGTCCGCCACCCTCCTCACTCTCGTCACCGCCCTCATTGACACCCCGACAAACACCCGAACCTTTGAGGCCCTCGATGGCCTCCTCACCGTCACCTCCCTCTTCAAATCCCGCTCCACCGCCCGCGAGGTCAAGCTCAAGCTCGTCGAGTTCCTCTACTTTTACCTCATGCCCGAGGTTCCCTCCATCCCCCGCGCCGACGTCCGCGCTTCTGTACCGGCCATCCACCAGCGCAGCCCGAGCAAGCTCGCCGGCGCCTTTGGCAGCGCGGCCTCCACGCCCGCCTCCACTGACTCAGGCCACGGCCGGAGCCGCGCCGGTAGCGAATCTGCCGACACCATGACGACCGAGGAGAAGCAGGAGCTGCTGGGCCGCCACCTGAGCAACGTCGAGGATCTCGTCAGGGACCTGCGGACGTGCACGCCCTTTGGTGGTGTCGTGTGCTAG
- a CDS encoding acyltransferase: MNGYAASKVSLSHEEGMGLLDEKTLSDVESESGRADLEVRFAIPRWSTVARGVVGYTRAIPWRVTVIRGLIFLLPSFVQSRFTRERGRTDKLFPTSHLDGMRGLAALFVFFCHYFYQAFIIAEGWGSSEKNYHILKMPFFRLFYQGPPAVCLFFVISGYALSMKPIKLARAGNMEEFSVTTTSLIFRRFIRLYMPTAISTFCIMLLLQFGVYEWTRDFAIDRAFHKNVMEPHPKPLDTFSEQFYDWVWSMFNFVHVFGWERFGGSTSYDVHLWTIPVEFRCSMYLFITLIGLARVRSGLRLLFLSGIIAFTYRNNRWELLLFYFGMMLAEYDQIMGNNTPVPQPSVLPSNSAAAPQGSRLKGFFWAMLSILAIYFMCQPDINYEITPGWVWLCTFIPKWWTEEGYRFWQSIGAVIFVLCVGHSPRWKSFFNLAPIQYLGKISYALYLMHGPVMHTVGYMIERRAYAITGLEGWWYNAGFVLGSCGCIPAVIWAADVFWRLFDIPTVRFAKWFETKCLVKQE; the protein is encoded by the exons ATGAACGGATACGCTGCTTCAAAAGTGTCCCTTTCACACGAGGAGGGTATGGGACTCCTAGACGAGAAGACGTTGTCCGACGTCGAGAGCGAGAGCGGTAGGGCCGACCTCGAAGTCCGTTTTGCGATACCACGATGGTCGACCGTCGCCCGGGGTGTAGTTGGCTACACGCGGGCCATACCATGGAGGGTTACCGTCATCCGCGGCCTCATCTTCCTGCTACCCAGCTTCGTCCAGAGCCGATTCACCAGAGAACGAGGCCGAACCGACAAGCTGTTTCCGACATCACATCTCGACGGCATGAGAGGCTTAGCAGCGCTATTCGTCTTCTTCTGCCACTACTTTTACCAAGCCTTCATCATTGCCGAAGGCTGGGGCTCATCAGAAAAGAACTACCACATTCTCAAGATGCCCTTCTTCCGACTCTTCTACCAAGGTCCGCCAGCGGTCTGCCTGTTCTTTGTAATTTCCGGCTACGCTCTTTCCATGAAGCCGATCAAGCTTGCTAGGGCCGGAAACATGGAGGAATTCTCCGTGACGACGACGTCTTTGATATTCCGTCGATTCATCAGATTGTACATGCCGACTGCCATCTCGACCTTTTGCATCATGCTCCTGCTTCAGTTTGGAGTATACGAATGGACCAGAGACTTTGCCATTGATCGGGCTTTCCACAAGAACGTTATGGAGCCTCACCCAAAGCCGCTGGACACCTTCTCGGAGCAGTTTTACGACTGGGTCTGGAGCATGTTCAACTTTGTCCACGTGTTTGGCTGGGAGCGCTTTGGTGGCAGCACAT CATATGATGTGCACCTGTGGACGATTCCGGTCGAGTTCCGCTGTTCCATGTACCTGTTCATCACCCTGATCGGCTTGGCTCGCGTACGGTCCGGACTccgcctcctcttcctctcggGAATCATCGCCTTCACGTACCGAAACAACCGTTGGGAGCTGCTGCTGTTCTACTTTGGCATGATGCTGGCGGAATACGATCAGATCATGGGCAACAACACGCCTGTGCCGCAGCCCTCGGTCCTTCCTTCGAATAGCGCCGCCGCTCCCCAGGGGAGCCGACTTAAGGGCTTCTTCTGGGCAATGCTCAGCATTCTTGCCATCTACTTCATGTGCCAGCCTGACATCAACTACGAAATCACTCCTGGTTGGGTTTGGCTCTGCACGTTCATTCCCAAGTGGTGGACGGAGGAAGGATACAGATTCTGGCAGTCTATCGGAGCTGTCATTTTCGTTCTTTGCGTCGGCCACTCTCCTAGATGGAAGAGCTTCTTCAACCTCGCTCCCATCCAGTATCTCGGCAAGATCAGCTACGCACTTTACCTCATGCACGGACCAGTCATGCACACCGTTGGCTACATGATTGAGAGACGTGCGTACGCCATCACCGGCCTCGAGGGCTGGTGGTACAATGCCGGATTCGTTTTGGGATCTTGCGGCTGCATTCCTGCGGTCATTTGGGCCGCCGATGTTTTCTGGCGCTTGTTTGATATCCCGACAGTGCGATTTGCAAAGTGGTTTGAGACAAAGTGTCTCGTGAAGCAGGAATAG